A single Ctenopharyngodon idella isolate HZGC_01 chromosome 22, HZGC01, whole genome shotgun sequence DNA region contains:
- the pcmtd2a gene encoding protein-L-isoaspartate O-methyltransferase domain-containing protein 2a isoform X2, giving the protein MGGAVSAGEDNDELIDNLKEAQYIRSDLVEHAFRAIDRADYYLEEFRDSAYKDLAWRHGNIHLSAPCIYSEVMEALDLQPGLSFLNLGSGTGYLSTMVGLILGPFGVNHGVELHEDVIEYAYQKLDFFIKMNDSFDRFEFCEPSFVVGNCLEIAPESKQYDRVYCGAGVQREHEDYMKKLLKVGGILVLPLEEKLTKITRTGYNTWETRKIIAVSFAPLVLPKHRENGKPRAVSLPAMFEVRSLQDLARITIRHILKKSGFGSLPLSRRTGLKRRNHLKQKREHRDTPLLTNSYLFMSRLIPGPMDNSNNQSSTDNEDEDEDCRRVCEQLEEKEENGRRKEGSVLVIETPINLLRERILCLPLPEPLKMYLLYYREK; this is encoded by the exons ATGGGAGGTGCGGTCAGTGCCGGGGAGGACAATGATGAGTTGATTGACAACCTGAAAGAAGCCCAATACATTCGCTCTGATCTGGTCGAACATGCCTTCAGAGCCATTGATCGTGCTGACTACTATCTGGAAGAATTCCGTGACAGTGCCTACAAGGATCTGGCCTGGAGACACGGCAACATCCATCTTTCTGCACCCTGTATCTACTCTGAGGTGATGGAGGCTTTAGACCTGCAGCCTGGCCTTTCTTTTCTTAACCTAGGCAGTGGCACAGGCTACCTCAGCACCATGGTGGGACTTATACTGG GGCCATTTGGTGTGAATCATGGTGTTGAATTGCATGAAGATGTAATAGAATATGCTTATCAGAAGCTGGACTTCTTCATCAAGATGAATGATAGTTTTGACAG GTTCGAGTTCTGTGAGCCCTCCTTTGTAGTGGGCAACTGTCTGGAGATTGCCCCAGAAAGTAAGCAGTATGACAGGGTTTACTGTGGCGCAGGGGTCCAGAGGGAACATGAAGACTACATGAAGAAGTTGTTGAAGGTTGGGGGAATCTTAGTACTGCCACTGGAAGAAAAG CTCACTAAAATTACTCGGACAGGATATAACACATGGGAAACAAGAAAGATAATTGCTGTGTCCTTCGCACCACTTGTGCTCCCTAAACACAGGGAAAATGGCAAACCGAGAGCAGTGTCCCTAC CTGCCATGTTCGAGGTGCGGAGTCTTCAGGATTTGGCCCGCATCACCATCCGTCACATTCTAAAGAAATCTGGGTTTGGATCCTTGCCACTATCCCGGAGAACTGGATTGAAGCGAAGAAATCACCTTAAACAGAAACGTGAGCACCGTGACACCCCTCTTCTGACCAATAGTTATTTGTTCATGAGTCGCTTGATTCCCGGACCCATGGACAACAGCAACAACCAGTCATCCACAGACAatgaggatgaagatgaagaCTGCAGAAGGGTTTGTGAGCAACTAGAGGAGAAAGAAGAGAATGGGAGGAGGAAGGAGGGCAGTGTTTTGGTGATAGAGACTCCAATAAACCTCTTAAGGGAGAGGATCCTCTGCCTGCCTTTGCCAGAGCCTCTCAAGATGTATCTTCTTTACTACAGAGAGAAGTAG